In Podospora pseudopauciseta strain CBS 411.78 chromosome 3, whole genome shotgun sequence, one genomic interval encodes:
- a CDS encoding hypothetical protein (CAZy:AA3; COG:E; EggNog:ENOG503NWR9), producing the protein MFLQRVLALGAACASLSLVHAVDLTGYEYVVVGSGAGGGPLAARLALAGHKTLLIEAGDDQGQSINYTVPAYHARVSEDPKLAWNFFVRHYADDERQARDWKTSYDTPEGTIYSGLNPPKGSKMKGVLYPRTGSLGGCTSHNAMVAVYPHESDFNYISTLTGDSSWRPDNMRKYFARMERKQYINGLYKGHGRDGWFTTEVAPLTIPLKDPQLLATLTGGASALGSLSNQILNVGTLLAGDLNADSSLRDRQPAYYQIPISTDKGTRLGTREFVVSVRDAKNPDGSKKYPLDVRLNCHVTKVIFDKKSSPPRAIGVEFLDGAYLYRASPLSTGAKGTPGSARASREVILAGGTYNSPQLLKLSGIGPKDELKSFNIPVLVDLPGVGANLQDHYETAVTARAPRSYNALKDCTFLFNTTDDPCLDKWQRPILGDRGTYASNGFAAAMLSKSTTTPDGSFDTFVFGGPVNFHGYYPGYSYAAVAESDLWTWAVLKAHPRNTAGFVRLRSADPLDVPEINYNYFDTGSGDWRADIQTIVEGIELAREALRKQPVRTNEILPGAGTNTREELEAYIKDTSWGHHASSTCPIGPDGDPMAVLDSKFRVRGVKGLRVVDASVYPRIPGTFTAVSTMMVAEKAADDILAEAN; encoded by the coding sequence ATGTTTCTCCAACGTGTCCTGGCCCTCGGGGCTGCATGTGCAAGTCTCAGCCTCGTTCACGCCGTTGACCTCACGGGCTACGAGTACGTAGTAGTTGGTTCCGGCGCAGGAGGTGGCCCTCTGGCTGCGCGTCTTGCCCTTGCCGGTCACAAAACACTCTTGATCGAGGCCGGCGACGATCAGGGACAGAGCATCAACTACACCGTACCAGCATACCATGCCCGAGTATCCGAAGATCCCAAGCTTGCTTGGAACTTCTTCGTCCGTCACTATGCCGACGACGAACGCCAGGCAAGAGACTGGAAGACCAGCTACGACACACCAGAGGGCACCATCTACTCTGGCCTCAACCCTCCTAAAGGATCCAAGATGAAGGGTGTTCTCTACCCCAGGACCGGATCACTTGGCGGGTGCACTTCGCACAATGCCATGGTGGCCGTGTATCCTCACGAGTCTGATTTCAACTACATCAGCACCCTTACGGGGGATAGCTCATGGCGGCCCGACAACATGCGCAAGTACTTTGCCCggatggagaggaagcaGTATATCAACGGTCTTTACAAGGGACATGGAAGAGATGGTTGGTTCACCACTGAGGTTGCCCCCCTGACCATTCCCCTCAAAGATCCTCAACTACTGGCCACCCTGACCGGCGGTGCTTCTGCCCTCGGAAGCCTCAGCAACCAGATCTTGAACGTCGGCACTCTTCTCGCAGGCGACCTCAATGCGGACAGCAGTCTCCGTGATAGACAGCCTGCCTACTACCAGATTCCCATCAGCACCGACAAGGGAACCCGTCTCGGAACCCGCGAGTTTGTGGTCTCCGTCCGGGACGCCAAGAACCCTGACGGCAGCAAAAAGTACCCTCTCGATGTTCGCCTCAACTGCCATGTCACCAAGGTCATCTTTGACAAGAAGTCTTCCCCTCCCAGGGCCATTGGTGTGGAGTTCCTCGACGGCGCCTACCTCTACCGCGCCAGCCCTCTGTCCACTGGAGCCAAGGGAACCCCCGGGTCCGCCCGCGCCTCGAGAGAGGTCATTCTCGCTGGCGGCACCTACAACTCGCCCCAGCTTCTCAAGCTCTCTGGCATTGGCCCCAAGGACGAGCTCAAATCTTTCAACATCCCCGTCCTCGTCGATCTTCCTGGTGTCGGCGCCAACCTCCAGGACCACTACGAGACGGCGGTGACAGCCCGCGCTCCCCGTTCCTATAACGCCCTCAAGGACTGCACGttcctcttcaacaccaccgacgacCCCTGCCTCGACAAATGGCAGCGTCCCATCCTCGGTGACCGCGGCACCTACGCCTCCAACGGCTTCGCGGCCGCCATGCTCTCcaagtccaccaccaccccggaCGGCTCCTTCGACACGTTTGTCTTTGGCGGCCCAGTCAACTTCCACGGGTACTATCCGGGCTACAGCTACGCCGCCGTTGCCGAGTCCGACCTCTGGACCTGGGCCGTCCTCAAGGCTCACCCCCGCAACACGGCCGGTTTTGTGCGCCTTCGGTCCGCCGACCCGTTGGACGTGCCCGAGATCAACTACAACTACTTCGACACCGGCAGTGGAGACTGGAGGGCGGATATCCAGACTATTGTTGAGGGTATTGAGCTCGCGCGGGAGGCGCTGCGCAAGCAGCCTGTCCGGACGAACGAGATTCTCCCTGGTGCAGGGACGAATACGAGAGAGGAGCTGGAAGCTTACATCAAGGATACTAGCTGGGGTCATCACGCCAGCTCGACCTGCCCTATTGGTCCTGACGGTGACCCGATGGCCGTGCTGGACAGCAAGTTCCGGGTCAGAGGCgtgaaggggttgagggtggtcGATGCTAGTGTGTATCCCAGGATTCCGGGCACATTCACTGCTGTGTCGACCATGATGGTGGCCGAAAAGGCTGCGGATGACATTCTGGCCGAGGCCAACTGA
- a CDS encoding hypothetical protein (EggNog:ENOG503PFGC; COG:S): protein MSPHPGTKPTAQPTIPNTTMTTQSTTTPTALQIPEILSQIFLHLPPLDLITSTTRVSRLWHSLLETDPLLQRHLFFLPDPAWTTYPSFIPSPRKINPFFKTVFSLFFHPAFLGEMGVFYAARASQPHSNGNPQEGRLAHWSDEKRERMLRKGASWRRMGCWRGVHTRMGFMEREPSGGVVTVREQAYCFVKRDEGGGYGHVLTMGDFYDWIIEALGTVSKTLKTSGHNEDLNMMVWVMIWGQKLGGGSYEKGVEAFSHCRRVILRNGDKILEDGQDNMTKDDAANRAERERRDAEHLHQERQGLTTMMDCYVGLEWRFRMLYMPRPDAVESRDSRVDIRKFMSADGRDGFRTVNALVPGLGRYHSAWVGEPSIGHLLVG, encoded by the exons ATGTCCCCACATCCAGGCACCAAGCCAACAGCCCAGCCGACAA ttccaaacaccaccatgaCAACacaatccaccaccacccctacCGCCCTCCAAATCCCCGAAATCCTCTCCCAAAtattcctccacctcccccctctcgaCCTCATCACAAGCACCACCCGCGTCTCCCGCCTCTGGCACTCCCTCCTCGAAACtgaccccctcctccagcgccacctcttcttcctccccgacCCCGCCTGGACCACCTACCCGTCCTTCATCCCCTCTCCACGAAAAatcaaccccttcttcaagACTGTCTTTTCCCTGTTCTTTCACCCCGCCTTTCTGGGTGAGATGGGTGTCTTTTACGCCGCTCGGGCTTCACAGCCTCATTCGAATGGCAACCCACAAGAGGGAAGGCTGGCGCATTGGAGTGacgaaaagagagagaggatgcTGAGAAAGGGtgcgagctggaggaggatgggctgctggaggggggTACACACCAGGATGGGGTTTATGGAGAGGGAACCGTCCGGGGGGGTGGTCACTGTGCGGGAACAGGCTTATTGCTTTGTGAAAAGGGACGAGGGGGGCGGGTATGGGCATGTCTTGACGATGGGGGACTTTTACGACTGGATTATCGAGGCGTTGGGCACCGTTTCAAAAACGTTGAAGACGAGTGGGCATAATGAGGATCTCAACATGATGGTGTGGGTTATGATCTGGGGGCAGAAGCTGGGCGGTGGAAGTTACGAGAAGGGTGTGGAGGCGTTTTCTCACTGCCGAAGGGTTATCTTGAGAAATGGTGACAAGATCTTGGAGGATGGGCAGGATAACATGACAAAAGATGATGCCGCAAACCGAGCAGAGAGGGAGAGACGTGATGCGGAGCATCTACATCAAGAGCGCCAAGGTTTAACTACGATGATGGACTGTTATGTTGGGCTGGAATGGCGATTCCGGATGCTTTACATGCCACGACCAGACGCAGTGGAAAGCAGAGACAGTCGGGTGGATATCCGAAAGTTTATGAGCGCTGATGGACGTGATGGCTTCCGGACGGTGAACGCACTCGTTCCAGGCCTGGGTCGTTATCACTCCGCATGGGTTGGAGAACCCTCGATTGGCCATCTATTGGTGGGCTAA
- a CDS encoding hypothetical protein (EggNog:ENOG503PBR0), with protein MPTEDMEEFWACCRCGFGMMVPTVALVCMEVSCQHVLCVHCPVEKCWVKGCREPEPYDAKFNSQLPSESHGTQALAQYMSESPESTSASENVSPSASTATYKTFSPRTPSYPSSSGFPSPISRGSSTTTPLTDHEDIGNSEWEDDSDPLETYDPGDILPPSQMWTQLLETNTNSVFLAALERGYEGWKREYQNSASESGSNAGAEPDKRDESQKQRSGATGSSRKRLHSELDDDSGDENPEERRRCGPRPKPTPSDADSPSRLLACPFWKEDSSHWKECFRYKLKRIRDVKQHLRRSHCRSYCVRCGAEFENAGELDLHYKRDQPCDKVVFQAKWLSELQQKALRESRANPKLSLESQWYTIWDIVFPETPKPSSPYVDSTISEDLSSFLEFFNQRGSDIIRETGESLGFHLGVMQERQLLQTFVARIYDRWASPRGHTQRTAAPSPLQENPQLLQTVSEPDLAWAPLSSTDTQEYSTPALMDLTADTTTQQDQQTAPEASFTTSNHIEAVQSYHSLDPITTATIESSVLWSNVPDYAGVVPNTSDNIMVQSDSAPLIRANNAPVYIEEPTSLLHYDRDGDLFSIDDSTADQTSRFSEGISRHERTTTAPFEDSLDLLNTEFDLLQAASLDNFLWEHNMNLDEGGGSS; from the exons ATGCCTACCGAGGACATGGAGGAGTTTTGGGCTTGT TGCCGCTGTGGATTTGGTATGATGGTACCGACTGTAGCATTGGTTTGCATGGAAGTATCGTGTCAGCACGTGCTCTGTGTGCACTGTCCAGTTGAAAAATGCTGGGTAAAAGGTTGTAGGGAGCCCGAACCCTATGACGCGAAATTCAACTCGCAACTCCCATCAGAATCACACGGTACACAAGCTTTGGCCCAGTATATGAGCGAGTCACCCGAATCAACCTCGGCTTCTGAAAATGTCTCCCCATCAGCTTCAACAGCCACATATAAGACGTTTAGCCCACGCACTCCATCTTATCCTTCGTCGAGTGGGTTCCCTTCGCCAATATCTAGAGGCAGCTCGACAACGACTCCATTGACCGACCACGAGGACATAGGAAACTCGGAGTGGGAAGATGATTCAGATCCCCTTGAGACCTACGATCCCGGGGATATCCTTCCACCCTCTCAGATGTGGACTCAGCTGTTGGAGACAAACACCAATAGTGTATTTTTGGCCGCTCTTGAGCGGGGTTATGAGGGGTGGAAAAGAGAATACCAAAACTCTGCAAGTGAGTCAGGGTCTAATGCAGGGGCGGAGCCGGACAAACGAGATGAAAGCCAGAAGCAACGAAGTGGCGCAACAGGGTCATCAAGAAAACGGCTACACTCAGAGCTCGACGATGATTCTGGCGATGAAAACCCGGAAGAGCGGCGTAGATGTGGTCCTCGCCCCAAACCGACACCATCAGATGCAGATTCGCCGAGCCGTTTGCTGGCGTGTCCTTTCTGGAAAGAGGATTCCAGTCATTGGAAAGAATGTTTTCGGTACAAGCTAAAGAGAATTCGGGACGTCAAACAACATTTGAGGAGAAGCCATTGCAGAAGTTACTGTGTTCGGTGTGGCGCGGAGTTTGAAAATGCCGGGGAATTGGACCTACACTATAAACGGGATCAACCATGCGACAAGGTTGTCTTTCAGGCCAAGTGGCTATCTGAGCTACAGCAGAAGGCGCTCAGGGAAAGTAGAGCAAACCCAAAGCTCTCCCTTGAGAGCCAATGGTATACAATCTGGGACATTGTTTTTCCAGAAACACCGAAGCCCAGTTCGCCCTACGTGGACAGCACGATATCAGAGGACCTCAGCTCGTTTCTGGAATTTTTCAACCAGCGAGGTTCAGACATTATTCGAGAGACAGGAGAGAGTCTCGGATTCCATCTGGGGGTGATGCAAGAAAGACAACTCCTTCAAACATTCGTCGCCAGAATCTATGACCGTTGGGCTTCTCCAAGAGGACACACTCAGCGCACCGCTGCGCCTTCGCCCTTACAGGAGAACCCACAGCTTCTTCAAACTGTCTCTGAGCCTGACCTTGCGTGGGCACCACTAAGCAGTACGGATACGCAGGAATACAGCACTCCGGCCTTGATGGACCTGACGGCCGACACAACCACGCAGCAGGATCAACAGACTGCGCCTGAGGCTTCTTTCACCACTTCTAACCACATAGAAGCCGTTCAGAGTTATCACTCACTTGATCCTATTACCACCGCCACGATTGAGTCAAGTGTTCTATGGTCAAACGTACCGGACTATGCGGGCGTGGTTCCAAACACATCAGACAACATTATGGTCCAATCTGACAGTGCGCCGCTGATTCGGGCCAACAACGCACCTGTCTACATAGAGGAGCCAACATCTCTTCTTCACTACGATCGCGATGGTGATCTGTTCAGCATCGACGATTCAACTGCAGACCAGACTAGTCGTTTCTCGGAAGGGATATCGAGGCATGAAAGAACAACGACAGCGCCATTTGAGGACAGCCTCGACTTGCTTAACACTGAATTTGACCTCCTGCAAGCAGCATCCCTGGACAACTTTCTTTGGGAACACAACATGAACCTTGacgagggggggggaagctCGTAG
- a CDS encoding hypothetical protein (EggNog:ENOG503PHNN), whose protein sequence is MKSFAAIILTALLGSAAAAPLEPRVDAQEFDVSEFTAGCIPHGTLCTIRFKVATNQMPYATECGFSGTPLGSSSLPDTGFATCTDPSIIWSFRRVQTADATGPAPFYELALSNAGQNIAAAKFWPASAFPILQSGASFYQQYNGEQRFVIHQ, encoded by the exons ATGAAGTCCTTCGCCGCCATCATTCTCACCGCCCTGCTCGGctctgccgccgctgctccCCTTGAGCCCCGTGTCGATGCTCAGGAGTTTGACGTCTCCGAGTTTACCGCCGGCTGCATCCCCCACGGAACTCTCTGCAC CATTCGCTTCAAGGTAGCCACCAACCAGATGCCCTACGCCACCGAGTGCGGCTTCTCTGGCACGCCGCTCGGCTCCAGCTCTCTTCCCGACACCGGCTTCGCCACATGTACCGACCCGAGCATCATCTGGTCGTTCCGTCGCGTCCAGACTGCTGATGCAACCGGGCCTGCTCCCTTTTACGAGCTTGCTCTGTCCAACGCGGGTCAGAACATTGCTGCGGCCAAGTTCTGGCCTGCGTCGGCTTTTCCCATCTTGCAGTCGGGCGCATCGTTTTATCAGCAGTATAATGGCGAGCAGAGGTTTGTCATTCATCAATGA
- a CDS encoding hypothetical protein (COG:S; EggNog:ENOG503NZ3B), whose product MESRGSMEHTVRPFSITDRGPPLLAIDAAALGLALIATLLRCYVRIRLVRAFGVDDWLMAAAMVTFSAYCSFSIAGVTYGTGQHIEDLPPENNATAKKWWWCCYLAYSATMILSKLSIAYFLLRVTISRVHRWIIYFSAIITVASCATFFFVSLFQCYPVYHFWTKHMDPDGGTCIDMQVVIGLAYLFSAMSIMSDFTFALLPAWIVSHLNMRTRTKAALITLMGLGCLASAAVVVRLPYMHHIASEDFLYDTTDIAIWSTVEQCLAITAGCLATLQPLAKSIGYRLGLTTRPSLPLSNSAYKMTGGEISVRRSFTRRTETFSSCAVNLRGIPLEEGGLKLQPGISGYTAMCYNTSGAGSQEELRPSQVDRPEIGGSDPNLKEEEVTAVTVTVRAKEGSP is encoded by the exons ATGGAATCGAGAGGAAGCATGGAACACACGGTCAGGCCGTTCTCGATCACAGATCGCGGGCCTCCGCTGCTTGCCATTGATGCAGCTGCTCTGGGACTCGCCCTGATTGCCACGCTTTTACGATGTTATGTCCGCATACGACTCGTCCGCGCCTTTGGCGTTGACGACTGGCTCATGGCTGCGGCCATGGTCACCTTTTCGGCCTACTGTTCTTTTTCCATCGCCGGCGTCACCTACGGCACCGGGCAGCATATCGAGGATCTCCCTCCAGAAAACAATGCGACCGCCAAGAAG tggtggtggtgttgctatCTAGCCTACTCGGCCACCATGAtcctctccaagctctccatcGCCTACTTCCTCTTGCGCGTCACCATCAGCCGAGTCCACCGCTGGATCATTTACTTTTCCGCCATCATTACCGTTGCCAGTTGCGCCACCTTCTTTTTCGTGTCACTCTTTCAGTGCTATCCAGTGTATCATTTCTGGACAAAGCACATGGACCCCGACGGTGGGACTTGCATCGACATGCAGGTTGTGATTGGCCTGGCCTACCTCTTCAGCGCCATGAGCATCATGTCGGACTTTACATTCGCTCTTTTACCAGCATGGATTGTGTCACATTTGAACATGCGGACACGGACAAAGGCTGCCTTGATCACCCTCATGGGATTGGGTTGTTT AGCCAGCGCCGCCGTTGTTGTTCGCCTCCCCTATATGCACCACATTGCCAGCGAGGACTTTCTCTACGACACCACCGATATTGCCATTTGGTCCACCGTCGAGCAATGCCTGGCCATCACGGCTGGTTGCCTCGCCACACTGCAACCCCTGGCCAAGTCTATTGGCTACAGGCTGGGACTCACTACGCGTCCGAGTCTTCCCCTCAGCAACAGCGCCTACAAAATGACGGGGGGCGAGATCTCAGTGAGGAGGTCATTTACCAGAAGAACAGAGACCTTCTCGTCGTGCGCCGTCAACCTGCGAGGCATCCCActcgaggagggtggtctGAAGTTGCAGCCGGGAATCTCGGGGTATACCGCCATGTGTTATAACACGAGCGGTGCGGGCAGCCAAGAGGAACTGAGACCAAGTCAAGTCGACAGGCCGGAAATAGGGGGTTCGGACCCGAACctcaaggaagaggaggtaaCTGCTGTCACTGTAACGGTCAGGGCAAAGGAAGGGAGCCCATAG
- a CDS encoding hypothetical protein (COG:S; EggNog:ENOG503P3IQ) — protein sequence MSLIAARTRAQRKQLAGSASGTEIHLAGETETPAPPLPSQPAAKPNITALPTKPPISLTRLPRDDHNLLLKKQHFLQKYAITVPRTLKRNAPHAVSATLVFAQQEAGTAVCIHPSGLLLTCAHCVAGDETELDLEKVHWLLFASGRAVSAKCLAWDSQRDLALLQVTAASAIVPGDLPEGVSFPSVTLADGAPQLGAGLVCIGHPGSEDLEASEAGVSTGYDVLHLSSGSFCGYAEGQDVQDNSEIGALQHDCWTYWGHSGAPLLDARTGKLVGMHSSWDDETGMRRGVALEAIKMFLKARV from the coding sequence ATGAGTCTCATTGCTGCCCGCACTCGGGCTCAAAGAAAGCAGCTCGCCGGCAGCGCAAGCGGCACAGAAATCCATCTCGCTGGTGAGACAGAAACACCAGCCCCACCACTGCCATCCCAACCCGCAGCAAAGCCCAACATCAcagccctccccaccaaaccaccaaTCAGCCTGACGCGTCTACCACGCGACgaccacaacctcctcctcaaaaagCAACACTTTCTCCAAAAATACGCGATCACCGTCCCCAGAACCCTCAAGCGGAATGCGCCCCACGCCGTCTCAGCAACACTCGTCTTTGCCCAGCAAGAGGCCGGCACAGCCGTGTGTATTCACCCCTCGGGCCTCCTACTAACATGTGCACACTGCGTAGCGGGGGACGAGACTGAGTTGGATCTGGAAAAGGTCCACTGGCTTCTCTTCGCGTCTGGCAGGGCTGTGTCTGCCAAGTGTCTGGCGTGGGATTCGCAGAGGGACCTTGCGCTGTTGCAGGTCACCGCGGCTTCAGCAATAGTGCCTGGGGATCTCCCAGAAGGCGTTTCTTTCCCATCAGTGACACTAGCAGATGGGGCACCCCAGCTCGGGGCAGGCTTGGTCTGTATTGGCCACCCTGGCAGTGAAGACCTCGAAGCCAGTGAGGCGGGAGTATCGACGGGGTATGATGTGCTGCATCTTAGCAGCGGGTCATTCTGCGGGTATGCCGAGGGACAGGATGTGCAGGACAACTCTGAGATTGGGGCGTTGCAGCATGATTGTTGGACGTATTGGGGCCACAGCGGCGCTCCGTTGTTGGACGCCAGGACGGGGAAGCTTGTTGGGATGCACTCTTCTTGGGATGATGAGACTGgtatgaggaggggggttgcgCTGGAGGCGATCAAGATGTTTTTGAAGGCACGTGTTTGA
- a CDS encoding hypothetical protein (COG:U; EggNog:ENOG503NYFM) produces MVAFESEVLSKLCSQDQLELLDAIDQLRLQGINNYVSLPQIIVCGDQSSGKSSVLQAISGVSFPVNGNLCTRFPTELVLRRTPHVSAKVSIVPSDSRTESEQASLREFQEHLDDFAGLPKLIDEAKLAMGISTHGKAFAKDILRVEITGPDRPHLTIVDLPGLIHSPTRQQSASDVELIQEVNDFANQVVLKLARAVDSIGSRTLGVITKPDDLTPGSDREALYLSLARNQQFEFRLGWHVLRNMDSEKGTSTLGERDANEAEFFRKGSWTGLLFSHLGISNLRTRLSKVLLGQIAAELPSLLSEIDEKFKACQLQLETLGQPRDSPDEQRRYLLHLSQAFQALVTASTSGSYNGEFFEDAMTAVGYKQRIRAVIQNLNEVFAEELAKAGHFRAIGDFESTSNLGASLKPQQVTRDEFLNHIEKVIRRTRGRELPGTFNPLVVVTLFHEQSQHWGQVARQHVEKMWRAAGRFLELVIDHIADRSTSRGLKNEISGPAMQRIRKEVADKTAELVAPHQKGHPITYNHYFTETLQKVRRERDSKRTARILRNFFQISDTNDLTSVPIAHPDSGDVATWDIQSLVTSLADTNEPDMCRFAAKEALDCLNAYYKVALKRFVDDVAVEVIETKLISVLHDILSPLGVYEMSATLISRIAGESEENRAEREQLTKQLDILRNGLETCKRFAGFRASDDSVFVSIKAAGNSPMTGDYDSDMESLVKIEETDAQRERETCSVRSPPILLEEPEPGPEVELEPEPEPEPEEYNSSPRVQNKKRVRRAGKIYY; encoded by the exons ATGGTGGCTTTTGAGAGTGAGGTCCTGAGCAAGCTATGCTCCCAGGATCAGCTCGAACTCCTTGACGCCATCGATCAGCTTCGCTTACAGGGGATCAACAACTATGTTTCCCTTCCTCAAATCATCGTGTGTGGAGATCAATCTTCAGGCAAAAGCTCCGTGCTACAGGCCATCTCGGGGGTGTCGTTCCCAGTCAATGGAAACCTCTGCACTCGCTTTCCTACCGAGTTAGTTTTGCGCCGGACACCCCACGTAAGCGCCAAAGTATCTATCGTCCCAAGCGACTCTCGGACCGAATCTGAACAGGCTTCGCTGCGTGAATTCCAGGAACACCTAGACGACTTTGCGGGTCTCCCCAAGCTGATCGACGAGGCTAAGCTTGCGATGGGCATTTCAACACATGGTAAAGCCTTCGCCAAAGACATCCTCAGGGTTGAAATCACAGGTCCTGACCGTCCGCACCTCACCATCGTTGATCTGCCTGGTCTCATTCACTCTCCGACAAGGCAGCAGTCGGCCTCCGATGTTGAGCTTATCCAAGAAGTT AATGACTTTGCCAACCAGGTGGTCCTCAAGCTGGCGCGTGCCGTGGACAGCATTGGTAGTCGGACATTGGGGGTCATCACAAAGCCCGATGACTTGACCCCAGGATCTGACCGTGAAGCTCTTTATCTATCTCTCGCAAGAAACCAGCAATTCGAGTTTCGCCTTGGTTGGCACGTACTGAGGAATATGGATTCTGAGAAAGGCACTTCAACTCTGGGTGAGCGTGATGCCAACGAAGCAGAGTTCTTCCGCAAAGGTTCCTGGACCGGGTTGCTTTTTTCTCATCTCGGCATTTCCAACTTGAGGACTCGTCTCAGCAAGGTTCTTCTGGGACAGATTGCAGCTGAACTCCCGAGCTTGCTGAGCGAGATTGACGAAAAGTTCAAAGCCTGTCAACTTCAGCTCGAAACGCTCGGCCAACCCAGAGATTCGCCTGACGAACAAAGACGGTACCTCCTTCACCTAAGCCAGGCGTTCCAGGCTTTAGTTACGGCTTCAACGAGCGGCAGTTACAACGGCGAGTTCTTCGAGGACGCAATGACAGCGGTTGGATATAAACAGCGCATCCGAGCTGTCATCCAAAACCTCAATGAAGTGTTCGCCGAGGAGTTGGCAAAGGCGGGGCATTTTCGGGCCATTGGGGATTTTGAGTCAACATCAAACCTCGGGGCTTCGCTCAAACCACAGCAGGTGACGAGGGATGAATTTTTGAACCACATTGAGAAGGTGATTCGGAGAACCCGTGGACGGGAGCTGCCGGGCACGTTCAACCCACTGGTTGTTGTGACGCTTTTTCATGAGCAATCTCAGCACTGGGGACAGGTTGCTCGCCAGCATGTCGAGAAGATGTGGCGAGCTGCTGGTCGCTTTCTAGAGTTGGTCATCGATCACATTGCAGACCGCTCAACCTCTCGTGGGCTGAAGAACGAGATCTCCGGGCCTGCCATGCAAAGAATCAGGAAGGAAGTAGCCGACAAGACCGCCGAGCTGGTTGCCCCGCATCAAAAGGGTCATCCCATCACATACAACCATTATTTCACCGAAACGCTCCAGAAGGTCCGGCGCGAGAGGGACTCCAAGAGGACAGCGAGAATTCTTCGTAACTTCTTCCAGATTTCTGACACAAATGATTTGACCAGCGTGCCGATTGCGCATCCTGACTCGGGCGATGTTGCTACGTGGGATATCCAGAGCTTGGTTACGTCCCTTGCCGACACCAACGAGCCAGATATGTGCCGCTTTGCAGCCAAGGAAGCTTTGGATTGCCTGAACGCCTACTATAAG GTTGCCTTGAAACGTttcgttgatgatgttgctgttgaggtcATTGAGACAAAGCTCATCTCTGTTTTGCACGACATTCTTTCCCCACTCGGCGTGTATGAGATGTCAGCCACGCTGATTTCTCGCATCGCGGGAGAGTCCGAAGAGAATCGCGCCGAACGTGAACAGCTTACCAAACAGCTTGATATCTTGCGAAACGGTCTTGAGACTTGTAAGAGGTTCGCGGGGTTTCGGGCCAGTGATG ACTCAGTATTTGTGTCTATCAAGGCAGCTGGCAATTCCCCTATGACTGGTGACTACGATAGCGACATGGAATCTCTGGTGAAGATAGAAGAAACCGATGCACAGCGAGAACGGGAAACATGTTCTGTGAGGTCACCACCCATCTTGCTAGAAGAGCCAGAACCGGGACCGGAAGTAGAGCttgagccggagccggagccggagccagAAGAGTACAACTCGTCTCCGCGAGTTCAGAACAAGAAAAGGGTTAGGAGGGCAGGGAAGATATATTATTAG
- a CDS encoding hypothetical protein (EggNog:ENOG503P2GJ), with amino-acid sequence MLTLSSPGDPTVSTSLASGSTAPCGTVGGTAARGITGSPLVDSSPLPLSPLRGVPTGSISSLLGATVHSSTSGGMAAAGIEGDPAVVAWGPNRLDVFAKGKDSAIWHRWWNGRAWGGWESMDGRMKGSTSTTAWSANRLDLFAVSAQDSSLQHNGWENLGGTLHSDPVAVSWGPNRIDVFAVGAKRDLIHKWWDGRRWAGWESLGGVLESTPVVVSDQANRLDVYVNGTDSALWHRYWDGTAWRPWRSLGGTLVSKPAVASWGPDRVDAFAFGTDYAIWHNW; translated from the exons ATGCTCACTCTGTCGTCGCCTGGGGACCCAACCGTCTCGACCTCTTTGGCGTCGGGCTCGACAGCGCCATGTGGCACCGTTGGTGGGACGGCCGCTCGTGGAATAACTGGGAGTCCCTTGGTGGACAGCTCACCTCTTCCCCTATCCCCGCTGCGTGGGGTCCCAACAGGCTCGATCTCTTCTCTGTTGGGGGCAACAGTTCACTCAT CCACAAGTGGTGGGATGGCCGCAGCTGGG ATCGAGGGTGACCCAGCCGTCGTGGCCTGGGGTCCCAACCGTCTGGATGTGTTTGCCAAAGGCAAGGATTCGGCCATCTGGCATAGATGGTGGAACGGGCGCGCATGGGGAGGCTGGGAGTCGATGGACGGTCGCATGAAGGGTTCCACCTCGACGACTGCTTGGTCTGCTAACCGTCTTGACCTGTTTGCCGTCTCGGCTCAGGACTCTTCTCTCCAGCATaa CGGATGGGAGAATCTCGGCGGGACTCTGCATTCCGACCCTGTGGCGGTGTCTTGGGGGCCGAACAGGATCGATGTCTTTGCTGTTGGTGCGAAGAGGGACTTGATTCACAAgtggtgggatgggcggAGATGGGCAGGCTGGGAGAGCTTGGGTGGTGTGTTGGAGTCTACGCCTGTTGTGGTTTCGGACCAGGCCAACAGGCTGGATGTCTATGTCAATGGGACTGACAGCGCATTGTGGCATAGATACTGGGACGGCACCGCTTGGAGACCGTGGAGAAGCCTTGGTGGGACTCTAGTCAGCAAGCCGGCTGTTGCTTCCTGGGGGCCTGATCGCGTTGATGCGTTTGCTTTCGGCACTGATTATGCTATTTGGCACAACTGGTGA